A window from Nitrospirota bacterium encodes these proteins:
- a CDS encoding iron-containing redox enzyme family protein translates to MSHSVTHRSGSAFLDALERELQAHPAHTNPFFRAFQRGVTEAQLRRFVRQWYRFGIQFRKILIGLLYNLSDKDETIGLELARVLFSEYGNGVPEDVHAAQMLRLTDRLGIDRQVLAQERLCPEAQEYIDRVGEMFLHGDMPSALGASFGIETTAGLTYRYLYSGLLAFPQLSLRDIKFFETHLFEELQHGDWLRAALAGYAELEEHRETIRAAALMAMEKWHGLWLGMHRLVLGADPATR, encoded by the coding sequence ATGTCGCACTCCGTGACGCATCGGTCCGGTTCGGCCTTCCTTGACGCATTGGAGCGAGAGCTACAAGCCCATCCCGCCCACACGAATCCGTTCTTCCGAGCGTTCCAGCGCGGCGTCACGGAGGCGCAACTTCGGCGGTTCGTCCGCCAGTGGTACCGGTTCGGGATTCAATTCCGCAAGATTCTGATCGGCCTGCTCTACAACCTGTCGGACAAGGACGAAACGATCGGGCTGGAATTGGCGCGGGTGCTCTTTTCGGAATACGGAAACGGGGTGCCGGAGGACGTTCATGCCGCGCAGATGCTGCGCTTGACCGATCGCTTGGGCATCGATCGCCAAGTCCTCGCGCAGGAACGGCTGTGCCCGGAGGCGCAGGAGTATATTGACCGCGTCGGTGAGATGTTCCTGCACGGCGACATGCCGTCGGCGTTGGGCGCCTCGTTCGGCATCGAGACGACGGCCGGCCTCACCTATCGCTATCTCTACAGCGGCCTGCTCGCCTTTCCCCAGCTCTCGCTGCGGGACATCAAGTTTTTCGAAACCCATCTTTTCGAGGAACTGCAGCACGGCGACTGGCTCCGCGCCGCCCTGGCCGGGTACGCGGAGCTGGAGGAGCACCGCGAAACGATTCGCGCGGCCGCGCTGATGGCGATGGAGAAATGGCACGGTCTCTGGCTCGGCATGCATCGCTTGGTGCTAGGCGCCGATCCCGCGACCAGGTAA
- a CDS encoding GYD domain-containing protein: MPTFALLTKLAPDEARDPKFREEHGKQWMNQVKVKCPGVKWLSHYLVLGPHDFLDLYEAANEEEAAKVAMISLSLGALSAETWTLLPYHRYVQLAKEV, encoded by the coding sequence ATGCCGACCTTTGCGTTACTCACCAAGCTGGCGCCGGACGAGGCGCGTGATCCCAAATTCCGGGAAGAACACGGGAAACAGTGGATGAATCAGGTCAAGGTGAAGTGCCCCGGCGTCAAGTGGCTCTCCCATTACTTAGTGCTGGGGCCGCACGACTTCCTGGACCTTTACGAGGCGGCGAACGAAGAGGAAGCCGCGAAGGTGGCGATGATCAGCCTGTCGCTGGGCGCGCTGTCCGCGGAAACCTGGACGCTGCTTCCCTATCACCGCTATGTCCAACTCGCCAAAGAAGTGTGA
- a CDS encoding acetyl-CoA carboxylase carboxyltransferase subunit alpha produces the protein MRDYLEFEKPIREIEERIEKLAAANGPKSSTQEEVRKLRAKLAQVEHELYGHLTPWQRTQLARHPQRPTTLDYVNDLCREFVEFHGDRLFGDDRAIVGGFARFNGRSVMVIGHQKGKTLKERMQRNFGMPNPEGYRKALRLMKMAGKFGRPIVTFIDTPGAYPGIGAEERGQAEAIARNLYVMSRLAVPIVSIVIGEGGSGGALALGVADRVLMLEHAVYSVISPEGCAAILWDDPAKVPDAAAALKMTAADLMQLGVIDGIVPEPLGGAHRDPRFVADRIAKALTACLSELETIPVDQLLAQREQKYRKMGAVSGLTPASA, from the coding sequence ATGAGAGACTATCTCGAATTTGAAAAGCCGATCCGCGAGATCGAAGAACGGATCGAAAAGCTGGCCGCGGCCAACGGGCCGAAGTCCTCGACGCAGGAAGAGGTCCGCAAACTCCGGGCCAAGCTGGCCCAGGTCGAGCACGAGCTGTACGGCCATCTCACCCCCTGGCAGCGGACCCAGCTCGCCCGCCATCCCCAGCGCCCGACCACCCTCGACTATGTGAACGACCTCTGCCGGGAATTCGTGGAATTCCACGGCGACCGGCTCTTCGGCGACGACCGCGCCATCGTGGGCGGCTTCGCGCGGTTCAACGGCCGTTCCGTCATGGTCATCGGACACCAGAAGGGCAAGACGCTGAAAGAACGGATGCAGCGCAATTTCGGGATGCCGAACCCGGAGGGCTATCGGAAGGCGTTGCGTCTGATGAAGATGGCCGGGAAATTCGGGCGCCCGATCGTCACGTTCATCGACACGCCCGGCGCCTATCCCGGGATCGGGGCCGAGGAACGGGGCCAGGCCGAGGCCATCGCCCGAAACCTGTACGTGATGTCGCGACTGGCGGTCCCGATCGTCTCCATCGTCATCGGCGAAGGCGGGAGCGGCGGAGCGTTGGCGCTCGGCGTCGCCGACCGGGTGCTGATGCTGGAGCACGCCGTCTATTCGGTGATCTCGCCGGAAGGCTGCGCGGCCATCCTGTGGGACGATCCGGCCAAGGTGCCCGATGCGGCCGCCGCCTTGAAGATGACGGCCGCCGATCTGATGCAACTGGGCGTGATCGACGGCATCGTTCCGGAACCGCTGGGCGGCGCCCATCGGGACCCCCGCTTCGTCGCCGACCGTATCGCCAAAGCCCTCACCGCCTGCCTCAGCGAACTCGAGACGATCCCCGTCGATCAGCTTCTGGCCCAACGAGAACAGAAATATCGCAAGATGGGCGCGGTGAGCGGACTCACGCCGGCGAGCGCGTAG
- a CDS encoding DNA polymerase III subunit alpha yields MSSQFVHLHLHTQYSLLDGANQIDPLVQQVKGFGQPAVAMTDHGNMFGAVEFYRKAKDAGIKPIIGCEAYMAPGSRFAKDSALAHNDYYHLILLATNLTGYQNLIKLVSKAYLEGFYYKPRMDKDLLQQHHEGLIALSGCLSGEVPYLIGQKDMESAIRVAGEYREIFGKDHYYLEVQANGLEHQRIANRGLIEIHQKLGIPLAGTNDCHYLKKEDARPHDLMLCLQTGKTINDPNRLKFDTDQLYVKSTDEMVAEFAELPQAVLNTCRIAEQCDLHLPLNKTHLPQYKVPDGYTRETYLEHLAHEGLAARLRERPSAIPREAYELRLKEELTVICTMGFAGYFLIVWDIIKFARSRGIPVGPGRGSAAGSLVAYALRITDLDPLVYSLLFERFLNPERVSLPDIDMDFCMDRRNEVINYVVEKFGQDHVAQIITFGTMKAKAAIRDVGRVLEMPYADVDRIAKLVPDDLKMTLDKALEQEPRLRDLVDKDPKVRELMSIAQSLEGLARHASTHAAGVVISDQPLTEHVPLYKGTNDEIVTQYSMGDVEKIGLVKFDFLGLKTLTMIHHAVTLINAARPDNPPFVIDRIPFDDPHTFALLSSGKTTGLFQLESAGMRDLLVGLRPDRFEDIIAIIALYRPGPMDLIPDFIKRKQGKIPITYEVPELEPILKDTYGVIVYQEQVMAIANKVAGFSLGQADILRRAMGKKKPEEMEKLRAQFLEGARKKKISEKKAEKLYELIQKFAGYGFNKSHAAAYAVVCYQTAYLKTHYPTEFMAALMTCDMGNADKIVSYFTECRDLGIKVLPPDVNESQKTFAVVDGGIRFGLAAIKNVGAGAVESIIAIRNETGRFRSFFDFCRRVDLHKVNKRMLEGLIKAGAFDSTGARRSQLMAVLDRAVEEGATVQRERALGQTSIFGGDLENGSATELHDPELPDIPEWDQGERVKYERELTGFYISAHPLARYEAAVRTLATATTEGLADVADGKEVKLCGIITTVKTMLTKKGDRMAYLTLEDLHGMVEVIAFPDLYKAASDLIAPEQIVRVTGTVDRGDKGTKLRGSKIEALAELQAKAITKVNIRLGDSPDVASRLPKLQQVLSRHPGSTAVYFTFRMAPHLEADTAPLPNVTVLPSEHFVLEVEEVLGKGAVALLS; encoded by the coding sequence ATGTCATCCCAATTCGTCCACCTCCACCTCCACACCCAGTACAGTTTGTTGGATGGCGCGAATCAAATCGATCCGCTCGTCCAGCAGGTGAAGGGGTTCGGCCAACCGGCCGTGGCCATGACCGACCACGGCAACATGTTCGGAGCGGTCGAGTTCTACCGGAAGGCCAAGGATGCGGGGATCAAACCCATCATCGGGTGCGAGGCCTACATGGCGCCGGGCAGCCGGTTCGCCAAGGACAGCGCCCTCGCCCACAACGACTACTATCACCTGATTCTGCTCGCGACGAACCTCACGGGCTATCAAAACCTCATCAAGCTCGTCAGTAAAGCGTATCTTGAAGGCTTCTATTACAAGCCACGGATGGATAAGGACTTACTGCAGCAACATCATGAGGGATTGATCGCCCTGTCGGGCTGCCTCAGCGGCGAGGTGCCGTATCTCATCGGACAGAAAGACATGGAGAGCGCCATCCGGGTCGCTGGGGAATATCGAGAGATCTTCGGGAAGGACCATTACTATCTGGAGGTCCAGGCCAACGGCTTGGAGCATCAGCGCATCGCCAACCGCGGGCTGATCGAGATTCACCAGAAGCTTGGTATCCCGCTCGCCGGCACCAATGATTGCCACTACCTCAAGAAGGAAGACGCCAGGCCGCATGACCTGATGCTGTGCCTGCAGACCGGCAAGACGATCAACGATCCCAACCGGCTGAAGTTCGACACGGACCAGCTCTACGTCAAGTCGACCGACGAGATGGTCGCCGAGTTCGCGGAACTGCCGCAGGCCGTGCTGAACACCTGTCGCATCGCGGAACAGTGCGACTTGCACCTGCCGCTGAACAAGACCCATCTGCCCCAGTACAAAGTCCCGGACGGCTACACCCGCGAAACGTACCTGGAGCACCTGGCTCACGAAGGCCTCGCCGCCCGGTTGCGTGAGCGGCCCAGTGCCATCCCGCGCGAAGCCTACGAGCTGCGGCTGAAGGAAGAGTTGACGGTCATCTGTACAATGGGGTTCGCCGGCTACTTCCTGATCGTATGGGACATCATCAAGTTCGCCCGTTCGCGCGGCATTCCGGTCGGGCCGGGCCGGGGCTCCGCCGCCGGCAGTCTCGTCGCCTACGCGCTGCGGATCACAGACCTCGATCCGCTCGTCTACAGCCTCCTTTTCGAACGGTTCCTCAACCCCGAGCGCGTCTCGCTCCCCGATATCGACATGGACTTCTGCATGGACCGCCGGAACGAGGTCATCAACTACGTGGTGGAGAAGTTCGGGCAAGACCACGTCGCCCAGATCATCACGTTCGGCACCATGAAGGCCAAGGCGGCGATCCGCGACGTCGGGCGCGTGCTGGAAATGCCCTACGCGGACGTGGACCGGATCGCCAAGCTCGTGCCGGACGATCTGAAAATGACGCTCGACAAGGCGCTGGAGCAGGAGCCGCGGCTCCGCGATCTGGTGGACAAGGACCCCAAGGTCCGCGAGCTGATGTCCATCGCCCAGTCCTTGGAAGGGCTGGCGCGTCACGCCTCCACGCACGCCGCCGGCGTCGTGATCTCCGACCAGCCGCTCACGGAGCATGTGCCGCTTTACAAAGGCACCAACGACGAAATCGTCACCCAGTACTCGATGGGCGACGTGGAGAAGATCGGCCTGGTCAAGTTCGACTTCCTCGGCCTCAAGACCTTGACGATGATTCACCACGCCGTGACACTGATCAACGCCGCGCGCCCCGACAACCCGCCCTTCGTCATCGACCGGATTCCGTTCGACGATCCCCACACCTTCGCGCTGCTTTCCTCCGGGAAGACGACCGGGCTCTTCCAATTGGAAAGCGCCGGGATGCGCGACCTGCTGGTCGGGCTCCGGCCGGACCGGTTTGAAGACATCATCGCAATCATCGCCCTGTACCGGCCGGGGCCGATGGACCTGATCCCCGACTTCATCAAGCGCAAGCAGGGCAAGATCCCGATCACCTATGAAGTCCCCGAATTGGAGCCGATCCTCAAGGACACCTACGGGGTCATCGTCTACCAGGAGCAGGTGATGGCGATCGCCAACAAGGTCGCCGGCTTCTCCCTCGGCCAAGCCGACATCCTACGGCGCGCGATGGGCAAGAAGAAGCCCGAGGAGATGGAGAAATTGCGGGCGCAGTTTCTCGAGGGGGCGAGGAAGAAGAAGATTTCCGAGAAGAAAGCGGAGAAACTGTACGAACTGATTCAGAAGTTCGCCGGCTACGGCTTCAACAAGTCCCACGCCGCCGCCTATGCGGTCGTCTGTTATCAGACCGCATACCTCAAGACCCACTACCCGACCGAGTTCATGGCCGCCCTCATGACCTGCGACATGGGCAACGCCGACAAGATCGTGAGCTATTTCACGGAGTGCCGGGATTTGGGCATCAAGGTCCTCCCGCCCGACGTCAACGAGAGCCAGAAAACCTTTGCGGTGGTGGACGGCGGCATCCGATTCGGCCTGGCGGCGATCAAGAACGTCGGCGCAGGGGCGGTCGAGTCCATCATCGCGATTCGCAATGAGACCGGCCGATTCCGATCGTTCTTCGATTTCTGCCGCCGCGTCGATCTCCACAAGGTCAACAAACGGATGCTGGAGGGCCTGATCAAGGCCGGGGCGTTCGACTCGACCGGCGCCAGGCGGTCGCAGCTCATGGCCGTGCTCGACCGGGCGGTGGAGGAAGGCGCGACCGTGCAGCGGGAGCGAGCGCTGGGCCAAACGAGCATCTTCGGCGGCGACCTGGAAAACGGGTCGGCGACCGAGCTTCATGACCCCGAGCTGCCGGACATCCCGGAATGGGACCAGGGCGAGCGGGTGAAATACGAGCGCGAGCTGACGGGCTTCTATATTTCGGCCCATCCTCTGGCCCGGTATGAAGCCGCGGTGCGAACGCTGGCCACGGCGACCACCGAGGGCTTGGCGGACGTGGCCGACGGGAAGGAGGTGAAGCTGTGCGGGATCATCACGACCGTCAAGACCATGCTGACCAAGAAGGGCGACCGGATGGCCTATCTAACGCTCGAAGACTTGCACGGGATGGTGGAAGTCATCGCCTTCCCCGATCTCTACAAAGCGGCCAGCGACCTCATCGCGCCGGAGCAGATCGTCCGCGTGACCGGCACCGTCGATCGCGGAGACAAGGGGACGAAACTCCGCGGCAGCAAGATCGAGGCCTTGGCGGAGCTGCAAGCCAAGGCCATCACCAAGGTCAATATCCGGCTGGGCGACTCACCGGACGTCGCGAGCCGGTTACCGAAGTTACAGCAAGTGTTGTCGCGGCATCCGGGATCCACCGCCGTCTACTTTACCTTCCGAATGGCGCCACACCTGGAAGCGGACACGGCTCCGCTCCCGAACGTCACGGTCCTTCCCAGCGAGCATTTCGTGTTGGAAGTTGAAGAAGTGCTAGGCAAAGGGGCGGTGGCTCTGCTATCCTGA
- a CDS encoding putative toxin-antitoxin system toxin component, PIN family: protein MRVVFDTNIYVSALGIPGGRAEEAYLGALRGRFELFTSVPILTETATVLQSKFDWAEEKTREFVQAISRVAIVVRTTSRLRVVEDEPDNRILECAVHAHADSIVTGDRHLLILGTYKGVRLIRLTDFLELLTGNEQEKGSGVDS, encoded by the coding sequence GTGCGCGTCGTCTTCGACACGAACATCTATGTGTCAGCCTTGGGGATTCCCGGCGGCCGGGCGGAAGAAGCCTACCTCGGCGCCCTCCGCGGAAGATTCGAACTCTTCACTTCAGTCCCGATCCTCACCGAGACGGCGACGGTCCTCCAGAGCAAGTTCGACTGGGCGGAGGAGAAGACGCGGGAATTCGTGCAAGCGATCAGCCGCGTGGCCATCGTCGTCAGGACCACTTCCCGTCTCCGTGTCGTAGAAGATGAACCCGACAATCGCATCCTCGAGTGCGCGGTTCACGCCCATGCGGACTCCATTGTCACAGGCGATCGGCATCTCCTGATACTTGGGACTTACAAAGGTGTGCGGCTGATCCGGTTGACCGACTTCCTCGAGCTTCTTACGGGTAACGAGCAAGAAAAGGGGTCGGGAGTCGATTCTTGA
- a CDS encoding ribbon-helix-helix protein, CopG family — MKRGRVPLTVSVPSELATKFEKLAKAEAKNKSQLFREMVSVYEQRRREEEFLALQRYGARQARKKGVLTEADVEALVFQDR, encoded by the coding sequence ATGAAGCGTGGACGCGTGCCACTCACAGTCTCGGTCCCCTCCGAGTTGGCGACCAAGTTCGAGAAGCTGGCCAAGGCTGAGGCGAAGAACAAGAGCCAGCTCTTCCGTGAGATGGTCTCCGTGTACGAGCAGCGCCGGCGGGAGGAGGAGTTTCTCGCACTTCAGCGCTATGGTGCCAGACAGGCGCGCAAGAAAGGGGTGCTGACGGAAGCCGATGTCGAAGCCCTGGTCTTCCAGGACCGCTGA
- the purH gene encoding bifunctional phosphoribosylaminoimidazolecarboxamide formyltransferase/IMP cyclohydrolase: MAGIERALISVSDKTGVVEMAKGLAALGAEILSTGGTAKALREAGVAVTDVAAYTGSPEILDGRVKTLHPKIHGGLLGRRSVPAHVAQMQEHGIGPIDVVVVNLYPFEATISKPDCSFDDAIENIDIGGPSMLRSAAKNHEDVVVVVDPSDYTRVLEALKAGAVTRELRRELAMKVFQHTARYDSLIADYLEKQVQGNEVKFPAILSLQFERVESLRYGENPHQQGAFYRELLSREPSVSRAKVLHGKAMSYNNYLDANSALELVKEFDETAVVIIKHNNPCGAALGATPVEAYVKARETDPVSAFGGVIAFNRSVDLAAAKEITSTFVEVVVAPGYADDALVELKRKKDLRLLDVGPLAKAMQEGLDLKKLVGGLIVQDRDLGSLGDLLALNVPTMRKPTDEEYAACAFAWKVCKHVKSNAIVYARPGQTVGIGAGQMSRVDSVKLAGMKAVLPVKGCVMASDAFFPFRDGIDAAAQAGITAVIQPGGSIRDQEVIKAADEHQMAMILTGMRHFRH; this comes from the coding sequence ATGGCCGGCATCGAGCGGGCATTGATCAGCGTGTCGGATAAGACCGGTGTCGTCGAGATGGCGAAAGGTCTGGCCGCGCTGGGCGCGGAGATTCTGTCCACCGGCGGGACGGCCAAAGCCCTGCGGGAGGCCGGCGTGGCGGTGACGGACGTGGCGGCCTACACCGGGTCGCCGGAAATTCTGGACGGCCGGGTCAAGACGCTCCATCCGAAGATTCACGGCGGGTTGCTCGGTCGCCGCAGCGTGCCGGCGCACGTGGCGCAGATGCAGGAACATGGGATCGGGCCGATCGATGTCGTCGTCGTGAATCTCTACCCCTTCGAGGCCACGATCTCCAAACCCGACTGTTCCTTCGACGACGCGATCGAGAACATCGACATCGGCGGGCCGTCGATGCTGCGCTCGGCGGCGAAGAATCACGAAGATGTCGTGGTGGTCGTCGATCCGTCCGACTATACGCGCGTGTTGGAGGCGCTCAAGGCGGGGGCCGTGACGCGGGAACTCCGGCGCGAGTTGGCGATGAAGGTCTTCCAACATACGGCGCGCTACGACAGCCTCATCGCCGACTATCTGGAAAAACAGGTGCAGGGGAACGAGGTCAAGTTCCCCGCGATCCTCTCGCTCCAGTTCGAACGGGTGGAATCCCTCCGCTACGGGGAGAATCCACATCAGCAGGGGGCGTTCTACCGCGAGCTCCTTTCGCGGGAACCGTCCGTGTCGCGCGCCAAGGTGCTGCACGGCAAGGCAATGTCGTACAACAACTATCTCGATGCGAACTCCGCGCTGGAGCTGGTGAAGGAGTTCGACGAGACAGCCGTCGTCATCATCAAACACAACAACCCCTGCGGCGCGGCGCTCGGGGCGACGCCTGTGGAGGCCTATGTGAAGGCGCGGGAGACCGACCCTGTGTCGGCCTTCGGCGGGGTGATCGCGTTCAATCGGTCGGTCGATCTGGCAGCGGCGAAAGAGATCACCTCGACCTTCGTCGAAGTGGTGGTGGCGCCGGGCTATGCGGACGATGCGCTGGTGGAGCTGAAGCGGAAGAAGGATTTGCGCTTGCTCGATGTAGGGCCGTTGGCGAAAGCCATGCAGGAGGGGCTGGATCTCAAAAAGCTGGTCGGCGGGTTGATCGTGCAGGATCGGGACCTTGGCAGTCTCGGCGACCTCCTGGCGTTGAACGTGCCGACGATGCGGAAGCCGACGGACGAGGAGTATGCGGCCTGCGCCTTCGCCTGGAAAGTCTGCAAGCACGTTAAATCGAATGCCATCGTCTACGCGAGGCCGGGCCAGACGGTCGGCATCGGAGCCGGCCAGATGAGCCGGGTGGATTCCGTGAAGCTCGCCGGCATGAAGGCGGTCCTGCCGGTGAAGGGCTGCGTGATGGCCTCGGATGCGTTCTTTCCGTTCCGTGACGGCATCGACGCGGCTGCCCAGGCCGGCATTACGGCGGTCATCCAACCCGGCGGCTCGATCCGGGATCAGGAAGTGATCAAGGCGGCGGATGAACATCAGATGGCGATGATTCTCACGGGGATGCGCCACTTCCGCCACTGA
- the purD gene encoding phosphoribosylamine--glycine ligase has translation MKVLVIGSGGREHALVWKLAQSRRVAQLYCAPGNAGIETLATCVPIKAEAIAELKAFVQSERIDLTIVGPEAPLAMGIADEFRKAKLKIFGPTKGAARIESSKVFAKEVMAAAGIPTAAARSFDKAGPALEYLDRHALPVVVKADGLAQGKGVVVAATREQAQQAVTDILEKRVFGEACRQALIEEFLDGEELTIMAFTDGKTVVPMLPAQDHKRVGDGDTGPNTGGMGAYAPAPLGTPTLRDAVIKQVLLPAVEALLRTGCPFQGVLYAGLMIVNGRPYVLEFNARMGDPETQAVLPLLKTDLVDVAEAVVEHRLDQLAVQWHDDAAVCVVLTSAGYPGSYRIGFPIRGLPGRSASDETIVFHAGTKRQGQEIVTAGGRVLGVTGRGTSLAQARDRAYCTARAISFEGCHFRTDIAARALPAGV, from the coding sequence ATGAAAGTTTTGGTCATCGGTAGCGGCGGGCGCGAACATGCGCTGGTGTGGAAGCTTGCGCAGAGCCGGCGCGTGGCCCAGCTCTACTGCGCGCCGGGCAATGCCGGCATCGAAACGCTGGCGACCTGTGTGCCGATCAAAGCCGAGGCGATCGCCGAGTTGAAGGCGTTCGTCCAATCCGAACGGATCGATCTGACCATTGTCGGCCCCGAAGCGCCGCTCGCGATGGGGATCGCGGATGAATTCCGGAAGGCCAAGCTGAAGATCTTCGGCCCCACCAAAGGCGCGGCCCGCATCGAGTCCAGCAAGGTTTTTGCGAAAGAGGTGATGGCGGCGGCCGGCATTCCCACGGCGGCCGCGCGGAGCTTCGACAAGGCCGGCCCGGCGCTGGAGTATCTTGACCGGCATGCGCTTCCGGTTGTCGTGAAGGCGGACGGGTTAGCGCAGGGCAAAGGCGTGGTGGTGGCCGCCACGCGCGAGCAGGCGCAACAAGCGGTGACGGATATCCTGGAGAAACGGGTCTTCGGCGAGGCGTGCCGGCAAGCGCTGATCGAAGAGTTCCTGGACGGCGAAGAGCTCACCATCATGGCCTTTACCGACGGCAAGACGGTCGTCCCTATGCTACCGGCACAGGATCATAAACGGGTCGGCGATGGCGACACGGGTCCGAACACCGGCGGCATGGGCGCCTATGCGCCGGCGCCGCTCGGCACTCCGACGCTGCGGGATGCGGTGATAAAGCAGGTCCTGCTGCCGGCCGTGGAGGCGTTGCTACGCACGGGCTGTCCGTTTCAAGGCGTGCTCTATGCCGGACTCATGATCGTCAACGGCCGGCCGTATGTGCTGGAGTTCAACGCCCGGATGGGCGATCCGGAAACGCAAGCGGTGCTGCCGCTGCTGAAAACCGATCTGGTGGATGTCGCGGAAGCGGTGGTCGAACACCGCCTGGATCAACTCGCCGTCCAGTGGCATGACGACGCGGCGGTCTGCGTGGTGCTGACGTCGGCCGGCTATCCCGGTTCCTATCGGATCGGGTTCCCGATTCGTGGATTGCCGGGGCGCAGCGCCTCTGACGAAACCATCGTGTTCCACGCCGGAACCAAACGGCAGGGGCAGGAGATCGTCACGGCGGGAGGACGTGTCCTCGGTGTGACCGGCAGGGGAACGAGCTTAGCGCAGGCTCGGGATCGGGCCTATTGCACGGCCCGCGCTATCTCGTTTGAAGGCTGTCATTTCCGGACGGACATCGCCGCGCGCGCGTTGCCGGCCGGCGTGTGA
- a CDS encoding L-threonylcarbamoyladenylate synthase: MATKARVLPCPQDCPEEIAREVARVVRAGGVVAVPTESFYGLGVVPTDATAVARVCRIKGERDHKPILVLIADRAQLDGLAADIPPAAQVLMDRFWPGPLTIIFPALPSLPAFLTAGTGSVGIRLTAYPLLAALLRRVGPLTGTSANRSGQSPFETAQAVRNELGADVDLILDGGPTPGGLPSTVVDARGPISVVREGRVPRAELVAALERAGFQLNG; encoded by the coding sequence ATGGCAACCAAGGCTCGCGTGCTTCCGTGCCCGCAAGACTGTCCCGAAGAGATTGCGCGGGAGGTCGCGCGGGTCGTCCGAGCCGGCGGTGTCGTGGCCGTTCCGACCGAGAGTTTTTATGGTCTCGGCGTCGTTCCGACCGATGCGACGGCGGTCGCCCGCGTCTGCCGGATCAAGGGCGAGCGGGACCATAAGCCGATTCTCGTGCTGATCGCCGACCGCGCGCAGTTGGACGGGCTGGCCGCCGATATTCCCCCGGCCGCCCAAGTGCTGATGGACCGGTTCTGGCCGGGGCCCTTGACGATTATTTTTCCCGCGTTGCCGTCCCTGCCGGCGTTCCTGACGGCGGGCACAGGCTCGGTCGGCATCCGGTTGACGGCCTATCCGCTCTTGGCTGCGCTGCTGCGTCGAGTCGGCCCGTTGACGGGCACCAGCGCCAATCGCTCCGGTCAGTCGCCGTTTGAGACGGCACAGGCGGTGCGCAATGAACTAGGCGCAGACGTCGACCTGATTCTCGACGGCGGGCCGACGCCGGGCGGATTGCCGTCCACGGTCGTGGATGCGCGCGGCCCGATCAGCGTGGTGCGGGAGGGACGAGTTCCCCGGGCCGAGCTGGTGGCGGCGCTGGAACGTGCCGGCTTTCAGTTGAACGGATAG
- a CDS encoding FmdB family zinc ribbon protein has protein sequence MPIYEYLCGTCDYRFEVQQKVSDPPLTTCSRCGNGVSKVISAPAIMFKGSGWYITDYSDKLKPPASPESGNGAADGKKDGAPATQTTGASAPAPAGQSTSAAPAAAGSANPASPSSTSSSS, from the coding sequence GTGCCGATTTATGAATACCTCTGCGGAACCTGCGATTATCGATTTGAAGTGCAACAGAAAGTCAGCGACCCCCCGCTGACGACCTGCAGCCGTTGCGGCAACGGGGTAAGCAAGGTCATCTCCGCGCCGGCGATCATGTTCAAAGGCAGCGGGTGGTACATTACCGATTACTCCGACAAGCTCAAGCCCCCCGCCTCACCCGAATCCGGCAACGGGGCGGCCGACGGCAAGAAAGACGGCGCGCCGGCGACCCAGACCACCGGTGCATCAGCCCCGGCCCCCGCGGGCCAAAGCACAAGCGCCGCCCCGGCAGCGGCGGGATCGGCGAACCCCGCCTCACCTTCTTCCACGTCCTCTTCGTCATAA